One region of Primulina tabacum isolate GXHZ01 chromosome 1, ASM2559414v2, whole genome shotgun sequence genomic DNA includes:
- the LOC142545795 gene encoding protein TRANSPORT INHIBITOR RESPONSE 1-like, protein MAYSFPEEVLEHVFSFLSSDKDRNAVSLVCKSWYELERWCRRRIFVGNCYAVAPEFVIRRFPEVRALEMKGKPHFADFNLVPEGWGAYLDPWISAMSVAYPFLEEIKLKRMVVTDDSLELISKSFKNFKVLVLSSCEGFTTDGLASIAANCRNLRELDLRESEVEDLNGHWLSRFPDNYTSLVSLNMSCLHSEVNLSTLERLVARSPNLKTLRLNRAVPLEKLPNLLRRAPQLVDLGTGVYSADIRSDTFSNLTEAFSTCKRLEGLSGLWDVVQAYLPAMYSVCSGITSMNLSYATIQSSDLVKLVGQCRNLQRLWVLDYIEDSGLEAVAESCKDLQELRVFPSDPFGGEPNVSLTERGLVSVSEGCPKLQSVLYFCRQMSNTALIAIARNRPKMIRFRLCIIEPRARDYITLEPLDTGFGAIVEKCKDLRRLSLSGLLTDRVFDYIGTHAKKLEMLSIAFAGDSDLGLHHVLSGCESLRKLEIRDCPFGDKALLANAAKLETMRSLWMSSCSVSYGACKLLGQKMPMLNVEVIDESGPPDSRPDSWPVEKLYIYRTVAGRRLDMPDYIWKMDEDKELEYS, encoded by the exons ATGGCGTACTCGTTTCCGGAGGAGGTTCTGGAACATGTTTTCTCCTTCCTCAGCTCCGACAAGGATCGGAACGCTGTTTCCTTGGTGTGCAAGTCTTGGTACGAGTTAGAGCGGTGGTGCCGCCGCCGTATCTTCGTGGGGAACTGCTACGCCGTCGCGCCGGAGTTCGTGATCCGGAGGTTTCCTGAGGTCAGGGCGTTGGAGATGAAGGGGAAGCCGCATTTCGCCGACTTCAACCTGGTGCCGGAGGGTTGGGGGGCGTATCTGGACCCGTGGATCTCGGCGATGTCAGTGGCGTACCCTTTTCTCGAGGAGATCAAGCTCAAGCGCATGGTGGTGACGGACGATAGCTTGGAGCTGATCTCGAAGTCGTTTAAGAATTTCAAAGTGTTGGTGCTCTCGTCTTGCGAGGGTTTTACAACTGACGGTCTCGCGTCGATTGCTGCTAATTGCAG GAATCTTCGAGAACTTGACTTGAGGGAAAGTGAAGTGGAGGATTTAAATGGGCATTGGCTTAGTCGTTTCCCTGACAACTATACCTCACTGGTGTCGCTGAACATGTCTTGCTTACACTCTGAGGTGAATTTGTCCACCTTGGAACGACTGGTTGCTCGTTCTCCTAATCTGAAGACGCTTCGGCTCAATCGTGCTGTTCCTCTCGAGAAGCTCCCTAATCTACTTCGCCGTGCACCTCAGTTGGTTGACTTGGGTACAGGTGTTTATTCCGCTGACATCCGGTCCGACACATTCTCTAACTTGACAGAAGCATTTTCCACTTGTAAGCGGCTTGAAGGCTTGTCAGGTCTTTGGGATGTGGTTCAAGCTTATCTTCCAGCCATGTATTCCGTCTGCTCCGgtatcacatcaatgaatttAAGTTATGCAACCATTCAAAGTTCCGATCTAGTCAAACTTGTTGGCCAGTGTCGAAATTTACAGCGGCTATGG GTTCTGGATTACATTGAAGACAGTGGTCTTGAAGCTGTTGCAGAGTCTTGCAAGGATCTGCAGGAACTTCGGGTGTTTCCTTCAGATCCTTTTGGAGGAGAACCAAATGTATCTCTCACTGAACGGGGGCTTGTTTCTGTCTCAGAGGGCTGCCCCAAACTTCAATCTGTTCTTTACTTCTGCCGTCAGATGTCAAATACTGCTTTGATTGCTATAGCAAGGAATCGGCCCAAGATGATCCGCTTCCGACTGTGTATCATCGAGCCTCGGGCTCGTGATTACATAACCCTCGAACCACTTGATACTGGTTTTGGAGCCATCGTTGAGAAGTGCAAGGATTTACGGCGCCTTTCCTTGTCTGGTCTCCTCACTGATCGAGTATTCGACTATATTGGGACACATGCTAAGAAACTGGAGATGCTTTCCATAGCTTTTGCAGGGGATAGTGACTTGGGCCTGCATCATGTATTGTCCGGGTGTGAAAGTCTCCGGAAACTGGAGATCAGAGACTGTCCATTTGGGGACAAGGCTCTTTTGGCCAATGCTGCAAAGCTGGAGACAATGCGATCCCTTTGGATGTCTTCTTGCTCAGTTAGTTATGGAGCGTGTAAGCTGCTTGGTCAAAAGATGCCTATGCTCAATGTCGAAGTTATCGATGAAAGTGGGCCTCCGGATTCGAGACCTGATAGCTGGCCTGTTGAGAAACTCTACATTTACCGGACAGTTGCAGGACGAAGACTCGATATGCCCGATTACATCTGGAAAATGGATGAAGACAAGGAACTGGAATATTCTTAA